Genomic segment of Streptomyces sp. NA02950:
GACTGGACGATGGTGAGGTGGCGCAGCAGTTCCTCGACCGCGGCGGCCACCCGCGCCGGATCGTCGGTGGCCCGCAGCGCGTCGAGCTGATCGGGGTGGCGGAGCAGGGCGAGGGTGCCCAGCGAGATCATGTTGGCGGTGGTCTCGTGCCCCGCGACCAGCAGCAGTATGGCGATGGCCGTCAGCTCCCGCCGCTCGAGCAGACCGGCCGCCACCTGCCCGGTGGCCAGGGCGGAGAGCAGGTCGTCGGCGGGGCGGGCCAGCTTCTCGCCGACCAGTTGGTCCAGGTAGTCCATCAGGACTCGCTGGGCCTCGGTGGCCTGGTCCGCGGAGTTCCGGTTGAGCAGGGCCGCGCTGTTGCGCTGGAAGAAGGCGTGGTCGGCGTAGGGGACACCGAGCAGCCGGCAGATGACCAGGGACGGCAGCGGCAGCGCGAACTCCCGCACCAGATTGGCGGGGCAGGGCCCGGCCAGCATGGTGTCGATCAGCTCGTCCACCAGCCGCTGGATCTCGGGACGCATCGCCTGGATCCGCTTGACCGCGAACGGGGCGGTGACCAGTCTGCGCAGCCGGGCGTGGGCGGGGTCGTCCATGCTGATGAAGAGGGTCTGGCGGCGGGCGCGCTCCAGGCTGCCGACGCCCACGTGCGGATAGCCGGGGCGCAGGATGTCACTGCTGATGCGGGGGTCCTGGGCCAGGGCGCGCAGTTCCTCGTAGCGGGTGACCAGCCAGGCACCGCTGCCGTCCCACAGTTGTACCTTCCGCAGTGGCGCCGTGGACTGTAACTCCCGCAGCCCGGCGGGCGGGGAGAAGGGGCAGCGCGGGCTTCTGTCGATCGGGTACGCCGGTTCCGGGCCGGTGTCGCCCGAGGTGTCCGTGAGGGTGTCGGTCATCTCTCCTCCGTTGCCGGTGCAGGGCCTGGAGCAGTTGCTCAACGCGTGTACCGAGGCGGGTACTAAATGTGCGTTCGGTAACGCGGCGGCTACGGAGGCTAGTTGGGTCCGGCCGGGGAACACAACACGCTCCGTCTAAAGATGGCCACGCTTCGGACACATATGAGCCTGGCATGTGCACTTCGAAGTGCTATGTGATCGGGTTCTGTCATCACCTGAATCATGCCGACCGTGCGCCGTTCATCACGCAGCTGACCGGCTGCCGCACACATCTTCCCGCTCCGGCGCACGACCGCCGCCGGACACCCCCGGATCACCCCGATCTCACATGGCGGAAATACGCGGGTTACGGAAGTTCCGCATGACTCCCTTACGGTCGAGGAGACCTGGCCTGATATCCACCCGACCCGGATTCCGACACAGCGCCCGCACCACGGAGGATCCTTGCGCGTCCGCCCCATCCCGCCCGACTGGCTGATCCACCCCCTGCGCGGGGTGCGGGGGATCGGCGGCCCCGTGCCCTGGGGCGCCGTGACCCGCGGAGCGCTCGGGGTCGGCCCGGTGGTGGCCGCCGGAGTCGCCTCGGGACACACCTCCGCCGGGGTCACCGCCGGGCTCGGTGCGATGTTCGCTCATATCAACGACCGCCCCGCGACCCACAACACCCGGGTCGTCCGCATCGGACTGCCCGCCCTCGCCGGAGCCGTCGGCATGCTCATCGGGGCCTGGCTGGGCACCCTCGGCCTCGGCGCGGGGATCGCGGGCGCGCTCGCCGCCGTCGGACTGGTCTCGGGCGCGCTCAGCGCCATCGGCCCCGTCTGCTCGGCGGCGGGGGTGCAGCTGATGGTGCTGTGCGTCGTCGGCGCCGGAATGCCGCTGCCCGAAACCCCGGCCGGACGCGCCGTGCTGGTCCTCACCGGCGCCGTCTGGGTGATCGCCATGGCGGCGCTGCTGCCCCGGCTGGTCGGGCTGGTCCGGCACCGCCCGGCCACCCGCGCCGACGCGGGCGGTGCGGTGGCCGCCGTCTACGACGCCCTCGCCGACCTGATGGCCGCGGTCGGCACCGAAGGCGGCCGCCCGGCCCGGCGCCGGCTGACCACCGCGTACGACACCGCCTACGAGGCGCTCTACGCCCACCGGCTGCCGCTGTACCGCCCCGACACCCGCGAACGGCGGCTGCGCGACCGCCTCGCGGTGGCCGGAGCGCTCAGCGAGGCGGCGCTCACCCTGCTGTGGGAGAACGAGCCCCTGTCCGACGACCTGGCCCGCACCCCCGCCCTGCTCGCCCGCTCGATACGCACCGGGCAGCCCCCCGGCCCGCTGCCCGCGCCCGTCCCGGACACCGCGGGCAAGGTGGCCGTGCACCGCGCGGTACTGCTCGCCGCCCGGGTCTTCGACGGCGAACCGGCGCCCGCCGTCGGCCCCGTGGGGCCCGGACTCCCGCAGCGGCTGCGCCGTGCGTCCGGCGCGGCAGGGCGCGAGTACGCGGCCCGGGTGGCGCTGTGCGTCGGGGGCAGCACCGCACTCGCCCGCACACTCCCCGGCGACCACTGGTACTGGCTGCCCGCCACGGCCGCCTTCCTCGTCAAACCGGATATGGGCCCGCTGTTCTCGCGGGCCGTCTCACGCGCCCTCGGCACCGCGGTGGGCGTGGCCGTCTTCGGCGCGCTCGCCGCCCTCCTCGGCCCGGTCGCGGGGGTTCCCGGGGTCTGGCCGGTGGCCGTGGCCGCGCTCTGCTCGGCGCTGATCCCCGTCTCCGTACGCCACTTCGCGCTCCAGACCGCCGTGCTCACCCCGCTGCTGCTCTCCCTGGTCTACCTCGGCGGGGACACCGACCCCGAGTACACCCGGCTGATGGACACCCTGCTGGCCTGCGTGGTGGTGCTGGCCGCCGGGGCGCTGCCGGGGCTCGGCGGCCCGCGGGCCCAGGTGTCCGTCCGGCTCTCACTCGCCGTACGCGCCACCCGCGACCACCTCGACCGGGTGCTCACCGCCGGTACCCCCTACGCGGTACGGCTCCGGCTGCGCCGCGAGGCGTACCGCACCCTGGCCGACGCCCGCCGCGCGGTGGCGGTGGCCAGTGCCGAACACCCGCCCTTCGGACGTGACCTGGCGGTGTGGGCCCCGGTGGTCTCCGCGCTGGAGGAGATCGTGGACACCGCGACGGCCTGCGGTGTCCGGCTCGACCAGGGCGCCCCGGCCCCCGACGCGGAACTGGCCGAGCGGCTGCGGACCGCTCTTTCGGACCTCGCCGACGCCGTCGCCACCCGCCGCCCTCCGACGGACCTGACGCTGCCCGCGGGCGGTGTGCTGGAGGAGTGCGCCACCCTCGCGGATGTCACCGCCGGGCTGCGCCGGGCGCGCGAACTGGCGTCCTCGTAGAGCCGGCCGGGGACAGGCGGTGGCCGTGTTCATCGGCCCGGTCCCGCCGGGCCCGGGTCCGTCAGAGCGGCCGTGTCAGTCCGAGTCCGTCAGCC
This window contains:
- a CDS encoding cytochrome P450, which encodes MTDTLTDTSGDTGPEPAYPIDRSPRCPFSPPAGLRELQSTAPLRKVQLWDGSGAWLVTRYEELRALAQDPRISSDILRPGYPHVGVGSLERARRQTLFISMDDPAHARLRRLVTAPFAVKRIQAMRPEIQRLVDELIDTMLAGPCPANLVREFALPLPSLVICRLLGVPYADHAFFQRNSAALLNRNSADQATEAQRVLMDYLDQLVGEKLARPADDLLSALATGQVAAGLLERRELTAIAILLLVAGHETTANMISLGTLALLRHPDQLDALRATDDPARVAAAVEELLRHLTIVQSGLRRVALEDIEIGDRVIRAGEAVILAIDAANHDAAVFSEPDRLDLGRDARHHVAFGYGVHQCLGQQLARVELQVVYSTLYRRVPTLRLAADPTELPYKHDSIVYGVHELPVAW
- a CDS encoding FUSC family protein → MRVRPIPPDWLIHPLRGVRGIGGPVPWGAVTRGALGVGPVVAAGVASGHTSAGVTAGLGAMFAHINDRPATHNTRVVRIGLPALAGAVGMLIGAWLGTLGLGAGIAGALAAVGLVSGALSAIGPVCSAAGVQLMVLCVVGAGMPLPETPAGRAVLVLTGAVWVIAMAALLPRLVGLVRHRPATRADAGGAVAAVYDALADLMAAVGTEGGRPARRRLTTAYDTAYEALYAHRLPLYRPDTRERRLRDRLAVAGALSEAALTLLWENEPLSDDLARTPALLARSIRTGQPPGPLPAPVPDTAGKVAVHRAVLLAARVFDGEPAPAVGPVGPGLPQRLRRASGAAGREYAARVALCVGGSTALARTLPGDHWYWLPATAAFLVKPDMGPLFSRAVSRALGTAVGVAVFGALAALLGPVAGVPGVWPVAVAALCSALIPVSVRHFALQTAVLTPLLLSLVYLGGDTDPEYTRLMDTLLACVVVLAAGALPGLGGPRAQVSVRLSLAVRATRDHLDRVLTAGTPYAVRLRLRREAYRTLADARRAVAVASAEHPPFGRDLAVWAPVVSALEEIVDTATACGVRLDQGAPAPDAELAERLRTALSDLADAVATRRPPTDLTLPAGGVLEECATLADVTAGLRRARELASS